GACCAATAGCGATAAAGGTAGCAAGCACGTTAGTCAGACCAACGATAACGGTGCCCCACATCTGCTCGTTGGTATTGCTGTAACCCGCCAGTTCAAAGATTTTCGGCGCGTAGTACATGATGACGTTCATACCGGTGAACTGCTGCATGATTTGCAACAGCACGCCGAGGAACACCGCGCGACGGAAATTGCTGTTCTCTTTAAACAGCGCCCAGCCGGTCTGTTTCACTTGCAGGCTTTCGCGGATCTCTTCCAGCTCATTTTTCGCTTCCGCGCTGGTGTCACGCAGGCGTAATAGCACGCGTTCTGCATCGTGGAAACGGCGTTTGGCGGCAAACCAGCGCGGGCTGTCCGGCAGGAAGAAGACGCCAATCAGCAGCAAAATCGCCGGAATGATAATCACGCCCAGCATCCAGCGCCATGCACCGCTGTAGCTGAAGGCCGTGTCCGAGAGATACGCGCCGAGAATCCCGATGGTGATCATCAACTGATACATTGAGATCATGCTGCCGCGAATTTTTTCCGGCGCGATCTCGGAAAGATAGAGCGGCGCGGTATAGGAGGCGATCCCAACCGCCAGGCCAAGCAGCACGCGGGAAATAATTAACACTTCCACATTCGGCGCGGCGGCAGAGCACAGCGAACCCACGACAAACAGTACGGCGCCAATCATCAAACTTTTTTTACGACCCAGGCGCCAGGAGAGCCAGCCGCTGCCGACAGCGCCGACGGCGGCGCCGAACATCATTGAACTGACCACCCACTCCTGGATATGTGAGCTAATTTGAAAATCTTTGGTGATAAAGGGCAGCGCACCCGCAATAACCCCAATATCCAGACCAAAAAGTAACCCTGCCAGTGCAGCGAGGAAACAAACAAAAAAGGTCATCGCCTTATTTGAATGCCCCTGTTTTTTATTGTCAGGCATGATGCCCTCCATTGGTGTATTGGTTTTCCGGTGACAAAAGTAGGCCAGTTACCGGCAAAATTACGTGATTTACATCACATGAGTGTAATCGATTACATTCCGCTAAAGTCGGTAATGTAAATAAAAGTGTTAAATATTATAGGATTGTTTACGTTGGAAGGTGAGTGCCAGGGAGAAGTTTCAGACTAAGCCGAAACGTAATGTAACAACTCTGCTTCACTCCTTTTTCAAAAGGAAAACTCTGAAAAAAATCAGCGAAGCGGTGACGTGTAATCGCTTTCAGAAAAATATCAGGCAGGCGTTAACAGTATAGACGGCGAAAATAACCGGACGAGAAATGCAAAAGGCCAGCACGAGGCTGGCCTTTAGAAGAAAACTGTCAGCGGATTATTACAGGCCGGCAGCTTCACGCAGCAGGGCGGCTTTGTCGGTTTTTTCCCATGGGAAAGTTTCGCGACCAAAGTGACCGTATGCAGCGGTTTGTTTGTAGATCGGGTGCAGCAGATCCAGCATCTGGATCAGACCGTACGGACGCAGGTCGAAGAATTCACGGACCAGCAGCGTCAGTTGTTCGGTCGGCACTTTCTCCGTACCGAAGGTTTCCACCATGATGGAGGTGGGTTCTGCGATACCGATAGCGTAGGAAACCTGAATTTCACAACGATCGGCCAGACCCGCAGCAACGATGTTTTTCGCCACGTAACGTGCGGCATACGCTGCGGAACGGTCCACTTTCGACGGATCTTTACCGGAGAATGCGCCGCCACCGTGACGAGCCATACCGCCGTAGGTATCAACGATGATTTTACGGCCGGTCAGACCGCAATCGCCCATTGGGCCGCCGATAACGAAACGGCCGGTCGGGTTGATAAAGAATTTGGTGGATGCGTTCAGCCACTCGGCTGGCAGGATCGGCTTGATGATCTCTTCCATAACCGCTTCCTGCAGCGATTTCTGGTCAATCTCTTCAGCGTGCTGCGTAGACAGAACGACAGCATCGATGCCGGCGATTTTGCCATCATCATACTGGAAAGTGACCTGGCTTTTTGCGTCCGGGCGCAGCCACGGCAGGGTGCCGTTTTTACGCACTTCAGCCTGACGCTCTACCAGACGGTGGGCGTAGGTGATCGGTGCTGGCATTAACACGTCAGTTTCATTGGTCGCGTAACCAAACATCAGCCCCTGGTCGCCAGCGCCCTGTTCCAGCGGATCGGCACGGTCAACACCCTGGTTGATGTCCGGAGATTGCTTACCAATGGCGCTCAGTACGGCACAAGAGTTGGCATCAAAGCCCATGTCGGAGTGCACATAGCCGATTTCGCGCACGGTGTTACGGGTGATCTCTTCGATATCGACCCATGCGCTGGTAGTGATTTCACCGCCAACCAGCACCATACCGGTTTTAACATAGGTTTCGCATGCTACGCGCGCTTTCGGATCCTGTTCGAGGATGGCATCCAGCACGGCGTCTGAAATTTGGTCAGCAATTTTGTCAGGATGCCCTTCAGAAACGGACTCGGACGTAAAAAGGTGTTTTGCCATAGTAAGTTTTCACCCTGGAGTAATACGGTTAGCTCGAATTCTGTGCCCGGATGTTTTCACGCCTGGCGGCGCAGATTGCAGATGATGGCACAAGAAGTCTGAGAGTTAATCAATCTGGATGGATTAACATCTGGATGGCTATTTTAGGTCACTTGTTGAACCCATTGCCAGCCTTTTTTTGATCCTGACCTCATCCTGACACAAATAGTGACGGAAATTTTTCCTGACAATGCGGCAAACATAGCTTTTTTATTTTGCATTTTCACCCCGTTGTCGGTATAAAACGCCGCGCGCGGCTCTTAAAAAAAAGCGCATGGTCAAAACGCCATGTCGCCACTTCCAGCCGGGTTAAGCAGTTGATTCAGGGCTTTGGCTTGTCGCAGGTCGCTATGGCTTGCGTTGGAGGTGATAAGAAATAATGAACCGTTGTTTTCCGCAGAATCTGTCGCGCCGTTCTGGCGTGCGTTTATTCCCCGCAACCTGCATTTCTAATCTGCAAACCTGCCGATGTTATACCCATTTCGGCGCTTCCCAGGACTCCAGGGCCGGTAAGGCGTTGTGATACCTGAACAAGGGCTCTCCTGCTAATACAGGGGTTTTCTCGTGGTTTCGCCGGGCTGTCATACAGACGTTCGGATGCGTGTTTTACAATGATATGAAAAAGAAACCGGTCGCACAGGCGTGGTGTTGGGCTGAAATCAGGCTAAGCCAGGCTGTTTATGGGTTGTTATCGCTATGTGTCACTGCGATAGTAGTCAACTATTTTATACCTGTGTCTCTTCGCGCTTCGGCAATCGCTCAGCGTGATGTGCGCAGGGTATACACTTTTATAGATTGAGGTTCGCTATGTCTGACGACATGTCTTCGTTTTCGCCTTCGTCAGCAGGCGAACAGGGTGTACTACGTTCCATGCAGGAGGTTGCGATGAGCTCCCAGGAAGCCAGCAAGATGCTTCGTACTTATAACATTGCCTGGTGGGGCAATAACTACTACGACGTCAACGAGCTGGGCCATATCAGCGTTTGCCCGGATCCGGACGTCCCGGAAGCCCGTGTCGACCTGGCACAGCTGGTAAAAGCACGTGAAGCACAGGGGCAACGTCTGCCTGCATTGTTCTGCTTCCCGCAGATCCTGCAACACCGTCTGCGCTCGATTAATGCCGCGTTCAAACGCGCGCGTGAATCCTACGGCTACAACGGCGATTACTTCCTGGTTTACCCGATCAAGGTGAACCAGCATCGCCGTGTGATTGAATCCCTGATCCATTCCGGTGAACCGCTGGGGCTGGAAGCCGGTTCCAAAGCGGAATTGATGGCCGTTCTGGCACATGCCGGCATGACCCGTTCGGTGATTGTTTGTAACGGTTATAAAGATCGTGAATACATTCGTCTTGCGCTGATTGGCGAAAAGATGGGCCACAAGGTCTATCTGGTGATTGAGAAAATGACCGAAATCGCCATCGTGCTGGAAGAAGCTGAACGCCTGAACGTGGTGCCGCGCCTCGGCGTACGCGCGCGTCTGGCATCGCAAGGTTCCGGCAAATGGCAATCCTCCGGCGGCGAGAAATCGAAATTTGGCCTTGCGGCAACGCAGGTGCTGCAACTGGTAGAGATCCTGCGCGAGCGCGGACGTCTGGACAGCATTCAGTTATTGCATTTCCACCTCGGTTCGCAGATGGCCAACATCCGTGATATCGCGACGGGCGTGCGTGAATCGGCGCGTTTCTACGTCGAGCTGCATAAGCTGGGCGTCAATATCCAGTGCTTCGATGTCGGCGGCGGTCTGGGCGTGGATTATGAAGGTACGCGCTCGCAGTCCGACTGCTCAGTCAACTATGGCCTGAATGAGTATGCCAACAACATCATTTGGGCGATTGGCGATGCCTGCGAAGAGCATGGCTTGCCGCATCCGACGGTGATCACCGAATCCGGCCGCGCGGTGACGGCGCATCACACCGTGCTGGTTTCTAACATTATTGGCGTTGAGCGTAACGAGTACACGCAAGCGACTCCACCAGCGGAAGATGCGCCGCGTGCGCTGCAAAGCATGTGGGAAACCTGGCAGGAGATGCATGAGCCTGGCACCCGCCGTTCTCTGCGTGAATGGCTGCATGACAGTCAGATGGATCTGCATGATATTCATGTCGGCTATTCCTCTGGCACTTTCAGCCTGCAAGAACGCGCCTGGGCTGAGCAGCTCTATCTGAATATGTGCCATGAAGTGCAGAAGCAGCTCGATCCGAGCAACCGAGCGCATCGCCCGATTATCGACGAACTACAGGAACGTATGGCGGACAAAATGTACGTCAACTTCTCGCTGTTTCAGTCGATGCCGGATGCCTGGGGTATCGATCAACTGTTCCCGGTATTGCCGCTGGAAGGGCTGAACCATGCGCCGGAACGCCGCGCGGTGCTGCTCGATATTACCTGTGATTCTGACGGTGCCATTGATCATTACGTGGATGGCGACGGCATCGCGACTACTATGCCGATGCCGGAATACGATCCGGAGAACCCGCCAATGCTGGGCTTCTTTATGGTGGGCGCGTACCAGGAGATCCTCGGTAACATGCATAACCTGTTTGGTGATACCGAAGCGGTTGACGTGTTTGTCTTCCCGGATGGCAGTGTGGAAGTTGAACTGTCTGACGAAGGGGATACGGTGGCGGATATGTTGCAGTATGTGCAGCTCGATCCGAATACGTTACTGACGCAGTTCCGCGATCAGGTGAAGCAGACCGGTCTGGACGAAGCGCTGCAACAGCAGTTCCTCGAAGAGTTCGAATCGGGTCTCTACGGTTACACCTATCTGGAAGACGAATAACGCAGTAATGACGCTGTGATGAAATGAATCCCTTCCCCGCCAGCAGGCGCGGAAGGGATTTTTTTATCAGAATACGTTGAACGGATATTCTGCGTAGAGACGAACTTCATTGCCGCCAATATTGTAATCGCTGGCATTGCCGGAAACGCGCAGTACGGAGTAGCGCACTTTTAGTTTCAGATCTTTCGCCGGACCACTCTGCACCTGGTACTGAAGCTGGTTGAACCATTCATGCTCTTTACCGTTGCTGGTTTCGGCGGTTTTGATGTTGTCGCCGCGCACATAGGCGGTCGTCCAGCTCAGACCCGGTAAGCCGAGACCGGCAAAATCCAGCCCGTAAGACGCCTGCCACGAACGCTCATCTTCACCGTTAAAATCAGACCAGTAGGAGTTCGCCAGCCAGATAGTGTTGCCACCATCGCCAACGCCGCCCACGTTTTTGTAGCTGCCGTAGTGATAGCCGGTGCTGCCGCTGCTCTGTTGGTACGCCAGTTTGAAGGTGTGAATATCCCAAATGTAGCTGGCGGCCAGGCTCCAGATGCTGTTGCTGCGGCCGGTATTCTGGCTATCTGCGTAACCCTGATCCAGACGCGAGTTATAACCGTTGAAATCCAGAACCACCTGCTGACCGGTGCTGAACGGCTGTTTAAAATTCAGACCGAGGTACTGCTTATTCAGTACGTCTTCCACGCGGGATGCATAGAGCGCACCGCTGAACTGATCGTTAAACTGATAGCTGGCACCGCCGAAGCTCAGGCTTTTCAGCCCGGTGTTGTGGCTGTCATCACTTTTACGCTGCTCATCCGTGAAGTAACCGGCGTTCACTTCCAGACCCTCAACCTCTTTCGAGGTCAGCATCGTACCGGTATAGGTTTCGTAGAGTAAACGGGAGCTGTCGGCATTCAGGATGGGCAGTTCCGGGCGCTGGGTACCATAGCTCAGTACGGTATTGGAGATGCGCATTTTGGCGGTCGCACCAAATTTCGCCAGATCGGATTTTGCTTTGCCATCATTATCCTGAGCAAAGAAGTCGATACCGCCTGCGCCGCTGCGGCCACGGCCGCCGTCGAGGCGTACTCCGTATTGCGCAATGCCGTCAACACCAAAACCTACCAATCCCTGAGTGAAGCCGGATTGAAAGGTAGTAATAAATCCCTGCCCCCATTCCGCTTTATTATCTGCGCCGCTGCGATAATCACGATTGATATAAGCATTGCGTAAAAAGAGATCTAAATGACTGTCGTCAATAAAACCCTGGCTGGAGGATTGCTGACTGGCAAATACCGGAGCTGCCAGCATAATACTTAAAGCGAGTAAGGATAATTGTTTTTTCACTGAGGGAACTTCTCTGTCTGTCGAATGCCAAAAGAAACTACTTACTGATTTATAGTTACCTGAAACGATCCCGAAAGCAATTATTGTCTACGCGCGGCAGGCTTGCCATCAGCTTGTCCAGGAAAGTAACAGGGCAGGGGGGTAGATTATTTATTATCTGGACATTTCCCTCTATATAAGTGGGAAAATATGTTCGTAATTGTGCTATGCGAAATAAATTGCTGCGGGATAAATTTTCAAAAAATAATACGCTTGTGTCAGTGTGGTTTATATTTAGCGTTCTGTGCGATTATTTTGGCAATTAATGCGTTTTGTCTGGAGTGAATATTTTTCAGTCTTAGCAAAAAGGGAGGCAATATTGCCTCCCAATGTGATTATTTAATTCCGTCTGCGGCCATGCGATCGCGAATATGCTGCGCACGCTCCGCCGATGCCGGGTGATCGTCAAACATCGAACTCTGCCGACCCTCTTCCATTTTTGCCAGTTTCTCAAAGCTGGTCGCCAGCCCTGCCGGGTTAATGCCGCGTTTGCGCAACAGATCGTAGGAGTAGTCATCCGCTTCGGATTCCTGGCGCTGGGAAAATTGTGAATTGACCAGTTTTTCGCCCAGTGCGCCGAGCTGCGACTGCGACAGGCTGCCGACGATACCGCCTGCCGATGCTGCGGCTGCGCGTATCGCATTAGTGCCCAGCGCCACCTGCATCCCTTTTTTCACATGGCCCAGCGCAACGTGGCCCATTTCGTGACCAATCACCGCTTCAACTTCGTTGTCGGTCATCATATCCATCAGCGCGCTGTAGACGCGGATACAGCCGTTTGCCATGGCAAAAGCATTCACGTCTTTTGCCACGTAAACCTTGTAGTTGACCGGCTGGCCGTTGATGTTATCGCCGAGCGCTGCAGCAATTTTAGTCAGGCGCTGGCTGTAGGTGCTGCTGGCGGGCGCGATGGTTGCTTTGCTGTCCATCTGTTTACAGGCGTCATCGCTTAATGCTTTTACTTGCGCATCGCTCAGCGTATAGGCCTGAAAAGCCTCCGCGCCGGAGCTGAGAAAAGCATTTGAGTCCATATTCTGGCAACCGGCAAGGACGGTTGTTATTCCCAGAGCAAAGAGAAGCGGGCGAATTTTCATTTGTTATTTTCCGTAATGGTTGAGTCAATATGCTGCTAACTACGCCGGCTCAAGACGAACCTGCAGATTGTCAGTATAAGGAAGAGTCAGAGTGCGAGGCGAGGAGATTGCGCAACATGCGAGCGGCTTCCAGAGATTTCTGAATCGGCAAAAGGATGCTCCATGTACATGGCATGCCGCTTGGGTTACATTGTTGGCACTTTTTTCCGGCGTAGCCCAAAACGCGCTGTCGTCAAGTCGTTACGGGAACAGCCCTTAACAGTCCGATCTGGAGTCAAAATGTCATCACGTAAAGAGCTTGCCAATGCTATTCGTGCGCTGAGCATGGACGCGGTACAGAAAGCCAAATCCGGTCACCCGGGTGCCCCGATGGGTATGGCGGACATCGCCGAAGTCCTGTGGCGTGATTTTCTGAACCACAACCCGACGAATCCGGCCTGGGCCGATCGTGACCGCTTTGTGCTGTCCAACGGCCACGGTTCGATGCTGATTTACAGCCTGCTGCACCTCACCGGCTATGACCTGCCGATGTCCGAGCTGCAGAACTTCCGTCAGCTGCACTCGAAAACGCCGGGCCACCCGGAAGTGGGTTACACCGCGGGTGTGGAGACCACTACCGGTCCGCTGGGTCAGGGCATTGCCAACGCCGTGGGCATGGCGATTGCGGAGAAAACCCTTGCGGCGCAGTTCAACCGTCCTGGGCACGACATTGTTGACCACTTCACCTATGCCTTTATGGGTGACGGCTGCATGATGGAAGGCATCTCCCATGAAGCCTGCTCCCTGGCCGGTACGCTGAAACTGGGCAAACTGATTGCGTTCTACGATGACAACGGCATCTCCATCGATGGCCATGTTGAAGGCTGGTTCACCGATGACACCGCGAAACGCTTTGAAGCTTACGGCTGGCATGTAGTGCGCGGCATTGACGGCCACGATGCGGACGCCATCAAACGTGCGGTGGAAGAAGCCCGTGCTGTCACCGATAAACCGTCGCTGCTGATGTGCAAAACCATCATCGGTTTCGGTTCGCCGAACAAAGCCGGTACCCACGATTCCCACGGCGCGCCGCTGGGCGATGCTGAAATCGCCCTGACCCGCGAAGCGCTCGGCTGGAAATACGCGCCGTTTGAAATCCCGTCTGAAATCTATGCGCAGTGGGATGCGAAAGAAGCCGGTCAGGCCAAAGAAGCGGCGTGGAACGACAAATTCGCCGCTTATGCCAAAGCCTTCCCGCAGGAGGCCGCTGAATTTACTCGCCGTATGAAGGGCGAACTGCCGTCTGATTTCGATGCCAAAGCGCAGGCGTTTGTCGAGAAGCTTCAGGCTAACCCGGCGAAAATCGCCAGCCGTAAAGCGTCGCAGAATGCCATTGAAGCCTTCGGCCCGCTGCTGCCGGAATTCCTCGGCGGCTCCGCTGACCTGGCGCCATCCAACCTGACTCTCTGGTCCGGTTCGAAAGCGATTAACGAAGATACTGCCGGTAACTACATTCACTATGGCGTGCGCGAGTTCGGTATGACGGCGATTGCCAACGGTATCTCGCTGCATGGCGGTTTCCTGCCGTACACCTCGACCTTCCTGATGTTCGTCGAATATGCCCGTAATGCGGTGCGTATGGCGGCGCTGATGAAACAGCGCCAGGTGCTGGTTTACACCCACGACTCCATTGGCTTGGGCGAAGACGGCCCGACGCACCAGCCGGTCGAGCAGGTGGCTTCCCTGCGCCTGACCCCGAACGTCAGTACCTGGCGTCCGTGTGACCAGGTGGAATCCGCAGTGGCATGGAAATATGGCGTTGAACGTGCAGACGGTCCGACGGCGCTGATCCTCTCCCGTCAGAACCTGGCGCAGCAGGAGCGTACGGCACAGCAACTGGCAGATGTCGCCCGTGGCGCCTACGTGCTGAAAGAGAGTGCCGGTCAGCCGGAACTGATCCTGATCGCTACCGGCTCCGAAGTGGAACTGGCGGTCGCTGCTTATGAAAAACTGACTGCCGAAGGCGTGAAGGCGCGCGTGGTTTCCATGCCGTCGACCGACACCTTCGACAAACAGGATGCGGCATACCGTGAATCTGTGCTGCCGAAAGCAGTTTCTGCGCGTGTGGCTATCGAAGCCGGCATTGCGGACTTCTGGTACAAATATGTCGGCCTGAACGGCGCGGTAGTGGGCATGACCACCTTCGGCGAATCTGCTCCGGCAGAACTGCTGTTTGAAGAGTTTGGTTTCACCGTTGACAATGTGGTGGCAAAAGCGAAAGCGCTGCTGTAATCACTCTTGCCCGGCGGCGCTTCGCCTGCCGGGCCTGCATCAAAAGTCATTTCGGATGGCGCTTAAGCGTTATCAGGTCTACAAGGTTGCGGAAAATGTAGACCGGATAAGCGAGGCGCCATCTGCTATTCAGCTATCCCCCTAATTTTCTGCTTTCTGACCCAATACTCTCTTCTTAATGACTCGATTAAAACGGCATTGATCCATGCATGAAAAATATACTGGATATGCATCCAGTAAGTTGTATAATAATTCTGCAAATTATCCAGGGTGAATGTGAGTAAGGAGTGAACCTATGATAATTCCTGGTGACAATCTCAATTCTCAGCCAGTGTTGGCAACAATCAGCAGCCGTGAAATTGCAAAATTGACAGGCGTGACGCATGGCGAAGTGAAGCGGATGGTCAAAAGTCTGGAAACCGCGCAGCGGCTCTCCCAGCCGGTGAACGAGCACTCGTACGAGCGAGAAGGCGAGATGCGACAAGAATTTTTGCTTAATAAACGCGACTCATTGCTGACGGTTTCACGCCTCTCACCGGCCTTTACGGCAGAGATGCTCGATCGCTGGCAGGAGAAAGAGAAGCTTATCAGTCTGCCCGATTTTACGAATCCTGCCGCCGCAGCGCGCGCCTGGGCTGAGCAGTATGAAAAGCGTCAGCGAGCGGAAGAGTTGCTTGCTCTCTCAGCGCCAAAGGCGGAGTTCTTTGATCGCTATGTCAGGGTTGAAGAGTCGCTTGGTTTTCGTCAGCTTTGCAAGATGCTGCGCGTGAAAGAGTCTCTGTTCCGCAGCTTTCTGCTTGAGCGCAATATTATGCAGCGTGTAAACGGCGCGTTGATGCCACAGCCGTACCATATTGATGCAGGTTACTTCACCGTCCATGACGGTGTCGGGGAAAACAAACGTAGCTGGTCTCAGGCGCGTTTCACCGCGAAGGGTGTGAAGTGGGTGGCCGATCTGTGGGCTAAACAACTCTCTTCGCTGCCGGTTGAGATGCCGCGCGAAGAACGAGCCGAGCCGAAGGCGCCAGAGCATAGCTGGTTTTAATCAACGTCGGAAAAGGAATTTGCTTTTCTTCATAAACCAATCATGCAGGGACGCTTTGTTGCGCTCATCCTCTTTCTGTCAGTTATTTCCCTCATGAAAGTACTTTCTGGCCGCACTGATTATTCCTGCGAAAATGTGATGCAAGTCAGATTACTGGCGAAACCGTCTGGACAATCATTCCTTTTATTCCTTGTTTCGCTTATTCTAGCTGAAGCGTTTCAGTCGATTAAATGTTCGACAATTAACCAAACAGACGCAGTTTGAGGCAGGCGAGGATTCCCCTTCTGTGGTGGCTGGATTACTCTGTCATCCACTTCAGGCTAGCTAGCCTTGCAGGAGAATTATGACCGTACGCATAGCGATTAATGGTTTCGGTCGCATTGGGCGCAACGTGGTTCGTGCTTTATATGAATCCGGGCGTCGGGCGGAAATCACCGTGGTGGCAATCAATGAACTGGCCGATGCTGTGGGCATGGCGCATTTATTGAAATATGACACCAGCCACGGGCGTTTTGCCTGGGATGTTCGCCAGGAGCGCGAGCAACTGTTTGTGGGCGACGATGTAATTCGCATCCTGCATGAGCGCTCAATTGCGGCGCTGCCGTGGCGCGAACTGGGCGTGGATGTTGTGCTCGACTGTACCGGCGTATACGGCAACCGTGAGGATGGCGAGGCGCATCTGGCGGCGGGCGCGAAAAAAGTGCTCTTTTCCCACCCTGGCAGCCACGATCTCGATGCAACAATTGTTTTCGGGGTCAACCAGGAAACCCTTCGCTCTGAAGACCGTTTGGTCTCTAATGCTTCCTGTACGACAAACTGTATTATTCCGGTCATAAAACTGCTCGACGATGCTTATGGCATTGAGTCGGGAACGGTGACAACTATCCACTCCGCGATGCATGACCAGCAAGTGATCGACG
The Kosakonia oryzae genome window above contains:
- the epd gene encoding erythrose-4-phosphate dehydrogenase produces the protein MTVRIAINGFGRIGRNVVRALYESGRRAEITVVAINELADAVGMAHLLKYDTSHGRFAWDVRQEREQLFVGDDVIRILHERSIAALPWRELGVDVVLDCTGVYGNREDGEAHLAAGAKKVLFSHPGSHDLDATIVFGVNQETLRSEDRLVSNASCTTNCIIPVIKLLDDAYGIESGTVTTIHSAMHDQQVIDAYHPDLRRTRAASQSIIPVDTKLAAGITRIFPQFNDRFEAIAVRVPTINVTAIDLSVTVKKPVKAMEVNMLLQKAARGTFHGIVDYTELPLVSTDFNHDPHSAIVDGTQTRVSGAHLIKTLVWCDNEWGFANRMLDTTLAMSAIGFR